The following is a genomic window from Nitrososphaerota archaeon.
CCTCCGCTTCATCAGGTACTTTACTGCCACATTCTGGTGGGCGTGCCCCTCGACAGGAATCTTCTCTGTCCCAATGTCTATGGTGAAGGCTCTTTTCGCCATTTCCTGGGTTCGAGTCAGTGTCTTCCGTGGTAAATAGCTCTGGGGTCAAGGCGAATACACCAGTAACTCGAATGGGTGGAAGCGGCACCGAGGCTCCGATGCCTAGGGTTTCTTGATATTCGTGACCAGGAGCTTGAACTGCAGTGTCTTCCCTGCCATTGGGTGCTTCCCCGCCCTACCGTAGGCCTTCTCGGGCGGGAGAGTGACTTCCTTGGTCTCGTTGACTTTCATCCCGAGCAGGGCCTCCTCGAACCCGCTGATCACCTGGTGTCGCCCCAGGACCACCTGCAGAGGTCTGTAGTCGCGGGCCGGGCTGAACAACCCTGACTTCATGGCTTCGGGCTTCATGCTGGTGTCGAAGACCTTCCCTCCAGGGAACCTCCCCACGTAGTGAACGGACACCGTGTCCCCTACCTGGGCGCTTGCTTCGCTCATAGGACTTGAGCTGGCTGCAGGATGTAGTTAAGGAATGAGCCGCCCCTCGCTGTTTTCGTCTGCCAGCCAGCGTCGGTGGGAGTCCTCCTTCCCCGTCCTGTTCCGGCTTCGAGTCGCATTTGGGCGTTGGCTCGCGTTCAGGCGTCGGTGCGCCTTCAGGCTTCGGGCGCTTCGTCGGTCGAGTCTGGTGCTAAGCATGGAGCTCCACACCGCGCTCGGTCGAAGAAGGGCCCTCAGCCCTCTTTCGTACCTCGGCCTTCGTGCGTTCCAACCCCCACCTGCGCTTCTCTGCCATCCCAGGACGTGGTCGTCGGACCACACCGGGCTCTGGCGAGCACAAGGCTCTGCTTCTGATCCAGGGGCAGCCCGGAATATTCCCGGCCTCGCGCGTTGCAGGCGTCGACTCGGACTGCGCCCCAGGCCATCGGCGAAGCCAACAGCGAGAGAGCTACCAGCATACTAGTTCGTGAACCTGTTATCCATGTTTGACTCTTGTTGCTGACAAAGAACGAATTTTCTGTTGACCAGGTTATCACGGCCGAGGGGTGCCCAGTGGAGCAGAGCACCGAGTTGTGCGTTTGGCCATGAGCGGGCAGCCGTAGATGTAGACTGCTCATCCCAAGGAAGAAATCGGGTGGCGACCGAGGGGGCCGTGGCCGAATCTGAAGTCCACAGCACGATGAAGTCTGTGGTGAGGCTCGAACTCGAACGGGATGGGTACGCCGTGGTAGAGGAGCCGACGGTCGCTCCGGGCGAGAAGGTGCACTGGACCTCCTACAGACCAGACCTTCTGGGTTACAGGACAAAGGGCGACGAGGAGGAGCTGATGATAGTAGAGTGCGAAACTCGGCCAAACATGAAGCGGCTCGGGGCCAAGAACT
Proteins encoded in this region:
- a CDS encoding FKBP-type peptidyl-prolyl cis-trans isomerase, translating into MSEASAQVGDTVSVHYVGRFPGGKVFDTSMKPEAMKSGLFSPARDYRPLQVVLGRHQVISGFEEALLGMKVNETKEVTLPPEKAYGRAGKHPMAGKTLQFKLLVTNIKKP